One genomic window of Quercus lobata isolate SW786 chromosome 9, ValleyOak3.0 Primary Assembly, whole genome shotgun sequence includes the following:
- the LOC115961751 gene encoding uncharacterized protein LOC115961751 → MWMLRNSSGETLLHDSGSLTPSFQIMDSNLTARPLEDTAASWGTEQTEAVNKVIVSGLKKRLDDAKERWVEELPHVLWTYRTTPWRSIGETPFAMTYGAETVIPLKANFPTLRTNSFTPDSNDELLRKSLDLINERREKTMIQLAYYYQKLKQGYDANVKFRPLAPGDLVLRKVVGAAKNPS, encoded by the coding sequence ATGTGGATGCtaagaaattcatctggagaaacATTGTTACACGATTCGGGGTCCCTCACACCCTCATTTCAGATAATGGACTCCAATTTGACTGCAAGGCCTTTAGAAGATACTGCTGCGAGCTGGGGAACTGAGCAGACCGAGgctgtcaataaggtcatagtcagtgggcttaagaagagactggatgacgcCAAGGaaagatgggtggaagagctgccgcatgtcttatggacttatcggactACACCATGGCGGTCAATAGGAGAGACACCTTTCGCcatgacttatggggccgagACTGTTATCCCTTTAAAGGCAAACTTCCCAACGCTGAGGACGAACTCCTTCACCCCAGACAGTAATGATGAACTATTGAGGAAAAGCCTAGATCTAATTAACGAACGAAGAGAAAAGACAATGATCCAGTTGGCCTATTACTACCAGAAGCTCAAACAgggatatgatgccaatgtgaaGTTTAGACCGCTAGCACCAGGAGACTTAGTATTGAGAAAAGTTGTGGGCGCTGCCAAGAACCCATCCTAG
- the LOC115961752 gene encoding uncharacterized protein LOC115961752 has translation MVTHRGIEVNSDQIKAINDLKLPQKAKEVQKLTRMIAALTRFISRSADRCRPFYLLINKWKGFEWSEDCIVAFQQLKEYLSRPPIMSNPEADEILYAYIAVAPYTMSLVLIRDDNGLQKPVYYVTKSLHEAEVRYLPLEKAILAVVHATRKLPHYFQAHTVVVLTQLPLKSVLRTTNYTGRIVIWCTILRAFDIKYMPQTSIKGQVLADLVAEFAEPPVEIAAKKRNMDGKSVGVISTLGPPCWKVYVDGAANQRGFEVGLVLISPEKTIIEKSLRLGFSATNNEAEYEALLQGIAMVQKMGGKVVEMFSDSRLVVGQVKGELEARDARISGKTYADSLTTLATSSAGGLPRIILVEHLDRANEAAKGMVHIQEVRVGPNWMDPMVRFLKDDILFEEKSEAEKIRRKAPRFWLSEDHKLYKRSYSGPYLLCVHLEASKLLLEELHKEIYGSHTGGRSLSHRAITQGYWWPGMQKEALEYVKKCDQCQKFAPNIHQPGGVLNPLSSPWPFAQWGLDIVGPFPKVAGNKRYLLVGIDYFTK, from the exons ATGGTTactcataggggaattgaggttaaCTCCGACCAGATCAAGGCTATAAATGATCTAAAACTACCGCAAAAAGCAaaagaggtccaaaagctcACTAGGATGATCGCAGCCCTTACTCGATTCATTTCCAGGTCGGCGGATAGATGTAGACCGTTCTATCtcttgatcaacaagtggaaagggtttgagtggTCTGAGGACTGTATTGTGGCCTTTCAGCAACTCAAGGAATATCTATCTcggccacccatcatgtccaatCCCGAGGCCGATGAGATCTTGTATGCCTATATTGCTGTGGCCCCCTACACTATGAGCTTGGTGCTAATACGGGATGACAATGGCCTTCAAAAGCCAGTCTATTACGTGACCAAGTCACTGCATGAAGCTGAGGTCAGATACTTACCCctagagaaggccatactggctGTGGTCCACGCTACCcgaaagcttccccattatttccaagcccACACAGTGGTTGTTCTAACCCAACTACCCTTAAAGTCTGTACTTCGAACCACTAATTACACTGGAAGGATTGTCATATGGTGCACAATTCTGAGAGCTTTTGACATTAAGTACATGCCTCAGACCTCTATAAAGGGCCAGGTCCTAGCTGACCTGGTGGCCGAATTTGCTGAACCACCAGTAGAAATAGCAGCAAAGAAGCggaacatggatggaaaatcggttggagTAATCTCTACGCTAGGACCTCCGTGTTGGAAGGTGTACGTTGATGGCGCGGCAAATCAAAGAGGGTTCGAAGTGGGGCTAGTCCTAATATCCCCTGAGAAGACTATCATAGAGAAATCCTTGAGACTTGGGTTCTCggccacgaataacgaagccgagtatgaggccttACTGCAAGGAATTGCCATGGTgcagaaaatgggaggaaaagtAGTGGAgatgttctcggactcgagACTAGTAGTGGGCCAGGTGAAGGGAGAGTTAGAGGCCAGAGACGCAAGGAT AAGTGGAAAAACTTATGCAGATTCACTGACCACgcttgccacctcctcggcaGGAGGTTTGCCTCGAATTATTCTTGTCGAGCATCTGGATAGAGCAAATGAAGCAGCCAAAGGCATGGTCCATATCCAAGAGGTTAGAGTGGGCCCTAACTGGATGGACCCTATGGTGAGGTTCCTCAAAGATGATATCCTGTTCGAGGAAAAGTCAGAGGCTGAAAAGATACGAAGAaaagctcctcggttctggttgTCCGAGGACCACAAATTGTACAAGCGCTCTTATTCCGGGCCATATTTACTGTGTGTCCACCTTGAGGCATCAAAACTACTGCTTGAAGAGCTGCACAAAGAGATCTACGGGAGTCATACAGGAGGAAGATCTCTGTCGCACCGAGCCATTAcccaaggatattggtggccggGGATGCAGAAGGAGGCCTTGGAATACGTTAAAAAGTGTGACCAGTGCCAAAAGTTTGCCCCAAATATTCATCAGCCAGGCGGGGTCCTCAACCCTTTGTCcagtccatggccgttcgccCAATGGGGCCTGGATATTGTAGGCCCTTTCCCAAAGGTAGCAGGAAATAAGAGATATCTACTGGTCGGCATAGATTACTTTACCAAATGA
- the LOC115960855 gene encoding uncharacterized protein LOC115960855 isoform X2 → MDIYLSRRNHTMYPTVKVRVNEQDDQFPPRNHDNGSMLFLSPMDSLSIQAKENRIDFPSSIAGVTKARVPNFSAQLISTSKGTVKKNNKQADKSGEQNRANSAPRPRAILSSPDNDGMIGSQNKLMEEKSSDYSITKKMQAQTKVVHNQVKAARPLNTKKSLPWGIR, encoded by the exons ATGGACATCTAT CTTTCAAGAAGAAACCACACAA TGTATCCAACTGTGAAGGTGAGGGTAAATGAACAAGATGATCAGTTTCCTCCCAGAAATCATGATAATGGATCAATGCTGTTTTTAAGTCCTATGGATTCCCTGTCCATCCAag CAAAGGAGAATCGGATTGATTTCCCTTCATCTATTGCTGGAGTCACAAAGGCTCGTGTCCCAAACTTCTCAGCACAATTGATTTCTACGTCCAAAG GAACGGTgaagaaaaacaacaaacaagCTGATAAGAGTGGTGAACAGAATAGAGCTAATTCAGCTCCACGCCCACGAGCTATCCTATCCAGTCCGG ATAACGATGGGATGATTGGAAGTCAGAACAAATTAATGGAAGAAAAATCTTCGGATTATAGTATAACAAAGAAGATGCAAGCCCAAACTAAGGTTGTGCATAATCAGGTAAAGGCAGCAAGGCCTCTAAACACCAAAAAAAGTCTCCCATGGGGTATCAGATGA
- the LOC115960855 gene encoding uncharacterized protein LOC115960855 isoform X1, which yields MPNYGTFQSHALSRRNHTMYPTVKVRVNEQDDQFPPRNHDNGSMLFLSPMDSLSIQAKENRIDFPSSIAGVTKARVPNFSAQLISTSKGTVKKNNKQADKSGEQNRANSAPRPRAILSSPDNDGMIGSQNKLMEEKSSDYSITKKMQAQTKVVHNQVKAARPLNTKKSLPWGIR from the exons ATGCCAAATTATGGCACTTTTCAGTCCCACGCG CTTTCAAGAAGAAACCACACAA TGTATCCAACTGTGAAGGTGAGGGTAAATGAACAAGATGATCAGTTTCCTCCCAGAAATCATGATAATGGATCAATGCTGTTTTTAAGTCCTATGGATTCCCTGTCCATCCAag CAAAGGAGAATCGGATTGATTTCCCTTCATCTATTGCTGGAGTCACAAAGGCTCGTGTCCCAAACTTCTCAGCACAATTGATTTCTACGTCCAAAG GAACGGTgaagaaaaacaacaaacaagCTGATAAGAGTGGTGAACAGAATAGAGCTAATTCAGCTCCACGCCCACGAGCTATCCTATCCAGTCCGG ATAACGATGGGATGATTGGAAGTCAGAACAAATTAATGGAAGAAAAATCTTCGGATTATAGTATAACAAAGAAGATGCAAGCCCAAACTAAGGTTGTGCATAATCAGGTAAAGGCAGCAAGGCCTCTAAACACCAAAAAAAGTCTCCCATGGGGTATCAGATGA
- the LOC115960855 gene encoding uncharacterized protein LOC115960855 isoform X3 — translation MYPTVKVRVNEQDDQFPPRNHDNGSMLFLSPMDSLSIQAKENRIDFPSSIAGVTKARVPNFSAQLISTSKGTVKKNNKQADKSGEQNRANSAPRPRAILSSPDNDGMIGSQNKLMEEKSSDYSITKKMQAQTKVVHNQVKAARPLNTKKSLPWGIR, via the exons A TGTATCCAACTGTGAAGGTGAGGGTAAATGAACAAGATGATCAGTTTCCTCCCAGAAATCATGATAATGGATCAATGCTGTTTTTAAGTCCTATGGATTCCCTGTCCATCCAag CAAAGGAGAATCGGATTGATTTCCCTTCATCTATTGCTGGAGTCACAAAGGCTCGTGTCCCAAACTTCTCAGCACAATTGATTTCTACGTCCAAAG GAACGGTgaagaaaaacaacaaacaagCTGATAAGAGTGGTGAACAGAATAGAGCTAATTCAGCTCCACGCCCACGAGCTATCCTATCCAGTCCGG ATAACGATGGGATGATTGGAAGTCAGAACAAATTAATGGAAGAAAAATCTTCGGATTATAGTATAACAAAGAAGATGCAAGCCCAAACTAAGGTTGTGCATAATCAGGTAAAGGCAGCAAGGCCTCTAAACACCAAAAAAAGTCTCCCATGGGGTATCAGATGA